A stretch of Geomonas oryzisoli DNA encodes these proteins:
- a CDS encoding phosphatase PAP2 family protein, translating to MAHYTLTHSVIALLFFLGSAAPAAAAADHPTASASLHPAGSAIASPTPGTGVMSLPRPLVSRRVNHDPLDESVDNQPEAAFAPLPLREGVGGWGKLPSLTELAAAEFPSQPDDFLILPDGAAGSGAGGPVVAGADVPASTWRWRRAGVADYLGVAVLGAGAIFVESAYGDPEPKWKGTNGFDESVRDVLRLHSRGAREVAHHVGDALMYGMIAAPVIDSFATLGVRDRAWDTLWQTQMVNLESFAFTSFVSSLLQNLVAREKPFVRNCRNGECEGDQPNRSMPSGHVAFAFTGAGLVCNHHEYQSLYRDPASDRAACWTGLGLAAADGVARIMADHHYATDVMAGAAIGLFSGFLLPRLLHYDHPARPEPEQRRSGSVIKGFSVRPMLSAGGAGVACDVRY from the coding sequence ATGGCTCATTACACCCTGACCCATAGCGTAATCGCCCTCCTGTTTTTCCTTGGCAGCGCCGCACCCGCGGCAGCCGCTGCCGACCACCCCACAGCATCCGCATCGCTGCACCCTGCCGGCTCCGCTATCGCTTCCCCGACACCGGGCACGGGAGTGATGTCGCTGCCGCGTCCTCTCGTCTCCCGACGGGTGAACCACGATCCTCTCGATGAATCCGTGGATAACCAGCCAGAAGCCGCCTTTGCCCCCCTCCCCTTGCGGGAGGGGGTAGGGGGGTGGGGGAAGCTGCCATCACTGACTGAACTTGCCGCCGCTGAGTTCCCCTCGCAGCCGGACGATTTCCTGATCCTTCCCGACGGGGCGGCGGGATCGGGCGCGGGCGGGCCGGTCGTCGCCGGCGCCGACGTCCCTGCATCGACCTGGCGCTGGCGCAGGGCCGGAGTAGCGGATTACCTGGGCGTGGCGGTCCTCGGCGCGGGGGCCATTTTCGTGGAGAGCGCGTACGGTGACCCCGAGCCGAAGTGGAAGGGGACCAACGGCTTCGACGAGTCGGTGCGCGACGTCCTGCGCCTGCACTCGCGGGGCGCGCGGGAAGTGGCGCACCACGTGGGGGACGCGCTCATGTACGGCATGATCGCGGCACCGGTGATCGATTCCTTCGCGACCCTCGGAGTCCGCGACCGCGCCTGGGATACCCTGTGGCAGACGCAGATGGTGAACCTGGAGTCCTTCGCCTTCACCTCGTTCGTCTCGTCGCTGCTGCAGAACCTGGTGGCGCGCGAAAAGCCGTTCGTGCGCAACTGCCGCAACGGCGAGTGCGAGGGGGACCAGCCCAACCGGAGCATGCCCAGCGGGCACGTCGCCTTCGCCTTCACCGGCGCCGGGCTGGTCTGCAACCATCACGAGTACCAGTCGCTCTACCGCGATCCCGCCTCCGACCGGGCCGCCTGCTGGACCGGGCTGGGACTCGCCGCTGCCGACGGCGTCGCCCGCATCATGGCCGACCACCACTACGCCACCGACGTGATGGCGGGGGCCGCCATCGGCCTCTTTTCCGGTTTCCTGCTCCCCCGCCTGCTGCACTACGACCATCCCGCCAGGCCCGAACCAGAACAGCGGCGCAGCGGTTCCGTCATCAAGGGATTTTCCGTACGCCCGATGCTTTCCGCCGGCGGCGCAGGTGTCGCCTGCGACGTGAGGTACTAG
- a CDS encoding triphosphoribosyl-dephospho-CoA synthase encodes MRSELARLALNLVRGAFLELYLTPKPGLVDLNDPGSHHDLSLDRMETSLAVVSGYLCRLAESLSRGEDLAAQVRLGIEAEKAMQEHAGTNCHKGYIFLSGLLLTAAARTAGGGEAALSEAVADIAGRLFDGTPQGESNGSRACTSYGARGIRGEALEGLPALFREALPAYRRELAAGNRGSAVYAMLGRLMATVEDTTALHRCGSEGLATVQEDGRALELLVERRDDFMSFLSRRNEHYVSLNLTMGGVADLLALSFAWLSHTGELEAVPQ; translated from the coding sequence ATGCGCTCTGAACTGGCCCGGCTGGCGCTAAACCTGGTGCGCGGCGCCTTCCTGGAGCTCTACCTGACCCCCAAGCCGGGGCTCGTCGACCTGAACGATCCCGGCTCTCACCACGACCTCTCCCTGGACCGCATGGAAACTTCCCTGGCTGTCGTCTCCGGCTACCTTTGCCGCCTGGCGGAATCGCTCTCCCGTGGCGAGGATCTGGCGGCGCAGGTGCGCCTGGGGATTGAGGCCGAAAAGGCCATGCAGGAGCACGCCGGCACCAACTGCCACAAGGGGTACATCTTTCTGAGCGGGCTGCTGCTGACGGCGGCCGCCCGGACAGCCGGGGGAGGGGAGGCGGCACTGAGCGAGGCGGTGGCCGACATCGCGGGCCGTCTTTTCGACGGGACGCCGCAGGGGGAGAGTAACGGCAGCCGCGCCTGCACCAGCTACGGCGCCCGGGGCATCAGGGGGGAGGCCCTCGAGGGGCTTCCGGCGCTTTTCCGGGAGGCGCTCCCCGCTTACCGTCGCGAGCTCGCCGCCGGCAACAGGGGGAGCGCGGTGTACGCCATGCTGGGACGCCTGATGGCGACCGTCGAGGACACTACCGCGCTGCACCGCTGCGGCAGCGAAGGGCTGGCGACGGTGCAGGAGGACGGCCGGGCGCTGGAGCTGCTGGTCGAGCGGCGCGATGACTTCATGAGTTTTCTGTCCCGGCGCAACGAGCACTATGTGAGCCTCAACCTCACCATGGGAGGAGTGGCCGACCTCCTGGCCCTTTCGTTTGCCTGGCTTAGCCATACCGGCGAACTGGAGGCCGTCCCTCAGTAG
- a CDS encoding citrate lyase holo-[acyl-carrier protein] synthase produces MSSDALRNSLLAARDRRQELLDGLFPTPFPATVMLSLNLPGPEKSGARAERLFAWGEEALLAALKVTPALRGSDALGPFAIYHTRLPATQVKRLGIALETRHPAGRLLDLDIYDHSGKQVGRAELDIAPRSCLICCEPALACIHAKRHSTEELVLKTRAVIDAL; encoded by the coding sequence ATGTCGTCAGACGCGTTAAGGAATAGTCTCCTCGCAGCGCGGGACCGGCGCCAGGAGCTTCTGGACGGGCTGTTCCCGACCCCTTTCCCGGCTACCGTCATGCTGTCTTTGAACCTGCCCGGTCCCGAGAAGAGCGGGGCGCGTGCCGAGCGGCTTTTCGCCTGGGGGGAGGAGGCGCTGCTCGCGGCCCTGAAGGTGACCCCGGCGCTGCGCGGCTCCGACGCCCTCGGGCCGTTCGCCATCTACCACACCCGGCTTCCGGCCACCCAGGTGAAGCGGCTGGGGATCGCGCTGGAAACGAGGCATCCGGCCGGGCGGCTCCTGGATCTCGACATCTACGACCACTCCGGCAAGCAGGTCGGGCGCGCCGAGCTCGACATCGCCCCCCGGAGCTGCCTGATCTGCTGCGAGCCCGCGCTCGCCTGCATTCACGCCAAGCGCCACAGCACCGAGGAACTGGTGCTGAAGACGAGGGCGGTGATCGATGCGCTCTGA
- the citF gene encoding citrate lyase subunit alpha: protein MALNSLGREIPESYAGKPLIPYGDPFAIRPQGNVAARPLKRVNPGEKKLLSSLREAIEASGLKDGMTIATHHSLRNGDFLLNRIVAEIAAMGLKGIWIASSSVHPVHAEIIPHIKSGVIAGFQCGVNGLIGEMATKGEIACPIVVRTHGGRARSVIEGSVHIDVAFIAAPCCDEYGNMNGYYGPSACGSLGYAQIDATYASCVVAVTDHLVPFPVVPVSIPQTLVDYVVVVDRLGDPAKIVSTTTRVTTDPVGLQIASYASQVIEASGLLRDGFSFQTGSGGISLAVAEKVRNAMRKGSIKGSFGCGGITGYFVEMLEEGLFSALMDVQCFDQEAVLSIGRNRAHQEISADMYANPFNAGAVVNRLDCVILGATEVDTSFNVNVNTESNGYLLHNTGGHSDTAAGAKLSIIVAPSIRGRLPIVRDRVTTITTPGETIGVVVTERGIAVNEKHAELKEELIRRKLPVKDISELQREICRVTGTPRPLEFEDEVVAVVEYRDGSIIDVVRRVKE from the coding sequence ATGGCGCTCAATAGCCTGGGACGGGAGATCCCGGAAAGCTACGCGGGAAAACCGCTCATCCCTTACGGCGACCCCTTCGCCATCCGGCCGCAGGGGAACGTGGCGGCGCGCCCCCTGAAGCGGGTGAACCCGGGTGAGAAGAAGCTCCTCTCATCGCTGAGGGAGGCGATCGAGGCGAGCGGGCTGAAGGACGGCATGACCATCGCCACCCACCACAGCCTCAGAAACGGCGATTTCCTTCTGAACCGGATCGTGGCGGAGATCGCCGCCATGGGGCTCAAGGGGATCTGGATCGCGTCGTCGTCGGTGCACCCGGTGCACGCCGAGATCATCCCGCACATAAAAAGCGGCGTCATTGCCGGCTTCCAGTGCGGCGTGAACGGCCTGATCGGGGAGATGGCCACCAAGGGTGAGATCGCCTGCCCCATCGTGGTGCGGACCCACGGCGGCCGGGCCCGCTCCGTCATCGAGGGGAGCGTGCACATCGACGTCGCCTTCATCGCGGCGCCCTGCTGCGACGAGTACGGCAACATGAACGGCTACTACGGCCCGTCGGCCTGCGGCTCCCTGGGCTACGCCCAGATCGACGCCACCTACGCCTCCTGCGTCGTCGCGGTCACCGACCACCTGGTCCCGTTCCCGGTGGTGCCGGTCAGCATCCCGCAGACCCTGGTGGATTACGTGGTGGTCGTGGACCGGCTCGGGGATCCCGCCAAGATCGTCTCCACCACCACCCGCGTCACCACCGATCCGGTCGGCCTGCAGATCGCGAGCTACGCCTCGCAGGTGATCGAAGCCTCGGGCCTTTTGCGTGACGGCTTCTCCTTCCAGACCGGCTCGGGCGGCATCTCGCTGGCCGTGGCCGAGAAGGTGCGTAACGCCATGCGCAAGGGCTCCATCAAGGGGAGCTTCGGCTGCGGCGGCATCACCGGCTACTTCGTGGAAATGCTGGAAGAGGGGCTCTTCTCGGCGCTCATGGACGTGCAGTGCTTCGACCAGGAGGCGGTGCTGTCGATCGGCAGAAACCGCGCCCACCAGGAGATCAGCGCGGACATGTACGCGAACCCCTTCAACGCCGGGGCCGTCGTGAACCGGCTCGACTGCGTCATCCTCGGGGCCACCGAGGTGGACACCTCCTTCAACGTCAACGTGAACACGGAGTCCAACGGCTACCTGCTGCACAACACCGGCGGGCACTCGGACACCGCGGCCGGCGCCAAGCTCTCCATCATCGTCGCCCCCTCGATCCGCGGGCGGCTCCCCATCGTCAGGGACCGCGTCACCACCATCACCACGCCGGGCGAGACCATCGGCGTCGTGGTCACCGAGCGCGGCATCGCCGTGAACGAGAAGCACGCCGAGCTGAAGGAAGAGCTGATCCGGAGGAAGCTCCCGGTGAAGGACATCTCCGAGTTGCAGCGTGAGATCTGCCGGGTCACCGGCACGCCGCGTCCCCTGGAGTTCGAAGACGAGGTGGTCGCGGTGGTCGAATACCGGGACGGGAGCATCATCGATGTCGTCAGACGCGTTAAGGAATAG
- a CDS encoding HpcH/HpaI aldolase/citrate lyase family protein: protein MAGFKLRRSLLYVPGNMPSMLQNIPIFNCDSVIIDLEDAVPLSEKDAARHLVKRFLMNYTDRNKELLVRINPLDTKWGYEDLRVVLPAMPDGIRLPKADTPEIVERLDTLLTEFEEELEVEIGRFGILPSLESALGVINAVGIANSSERIFALAFGAEDYTASMEIERSRGGEELFNARTRVLWAAKAKGIQAVDTIFADVSDMEGLRAETELAKRLGYTGKCLVNPRQIEVVHDVFAPKAHEVEYALQVIEAIQRARQLGTGVIALGGKMVDAPVVKRAARVLRTAYAHGMVDTLIDEEAIHGAQ from the coding sequence ATGGCCGGCTTCAAGCTGAGACGCTCCCTTTTGTACGTCCCGGGCAACATGCCCTCCATGCTCCAGAACATCCCCATCTTCAACTGCGACAGCGTCATCATCGACCTCGAGGACGCGGTGCCCCTCTCCGAGAAGGACGCGGCGCGCCACCTGGTCAAGCGCTTCCTCATGAACTACACCGACCGCAACAAGGAACTGCTGGTGCGCATCAACCCGCTCGACACCAAGTGGGGCTACGAGGACCTGAGGGTGGTGCTCCCCGCCATGCCCGACGGCATCCGGCTCCCCAAGGCGGACACCCCGGAGATCGTGGAGCGGCTGGATACGCTCTTGACCGAGTTCGAGGAGGAGCTGGAGGTGGAGATCGGCCGCTTCGGCATCCTCCCCTCGCTGGAGAGCGCGCTGGGCGTCATCAACGCAGTCGGCATCGCCAACAGCTCCGAGCGCATCTTCGCGCTCGCCTTCGGCGCCGAGGACTATACCGCCAGCATGGAGATCGAGAGAAGCCGCGGCGGCGAGGAGCTCTTCAACGCCCGCACCCGGGTACTCTGGGCCGCCAAGGCCAAGGGGATCCAGGCGGTGGACACCATCTTCGCCGACGTCTCCGACATGGAGGGGCTCAGGGCAGAGACCGAGCTCGCCAAGAGGCTCGGTTACACCGGCAAGTGCCTGGTCAACCCGCGCCAGATCGAGGTAGTGCACGACGTCTTCGCCCCCAAAGCACACGAGGTGGAGTACGCCCTGCAGGTCATCGAGGCGATCCAGCGGGCGCGCCAGCTCGGTACCGGCGTCATCGCCCTCGGGGGCAAGATGGTCGACGCCCCGGTGGTGAAGCGCGCCGCCCGCGTGTTGCGCACCGCCTACGCCCACGGCATGGTGGACACCCTGATCGACGAGGAGGCGATACATGGCGCTCAATAG
- a CDS encoding PPC domain-containing DNA-binding protein translates to MEGLWYKECSNGRRFIIKITPGESLSTRLLQFAHLTDVRYAMIVSALGSVKNVRLRGIKTGAKLPITTPRVTIHDIEGPCELLGLQGNIVPGEDDLLDCHFHIIMSKSSGEVVGGHLYDAEVFATCEIVLTELDVSGVERHVSKVGGIPTIYIDEEAP, encoded by the coding sequence ATGGAAGGTCTCTGGTACAAGGAGTGCAGTAACGGCAGGCGTTTCATCATCAAGATCACGCCGGGGGAGAGCCTCTCCACCAGGCTTTTGCAGTTCGCGCACCTGACCGACGTGCGCTACGCCATGATCGTCTCGGCCCTGGGGAGCGTCAAGAACGTGCGCCTGAGGGGGATCAAGACCGGCGCCAAGCTTCCCATCACCACGCCGCGGGTCACCATCCACGACATCGAAGGACCCTGCGAGCTCTTGGGGCTGCAGGGGAACATCGTGCCGGGCGAGGACGACCTCCTCGACTGCCACTTCCACATCATCATGTCCAAGTCGTCGGGCGAAGTGGTGGGGGGGCACCTCTACGACGCCGAGGTCTTCGCCACCTGCGAAATCGTGCTCACCGAGCTGGACGTCTCCGGCGTCGAGCGCCACGTTTCCAAGGTCGGGGGGATCCCCACCATCTACATCGACGAGGAGGCGCCCTGA
- the citD gene encoding citrate lyase acyl carrier protein has product MKIVKKAQAGTMQSSDLMVFLEPAETLNVTIESTVLKQFGALIRAKVDEVLAKHGVDAGEVRITDRGALDYAIEARLETAIMRATEG; this is encoded by the coding sequence ATGAAGATCGTGAAGAAGGCGCAGGCCGGGACCATGCAGTCCAGCGACCTGATGGTGTTCCTGGAGCCGGCCGAGACGCTGAACGTGACCATAGAGTCGACGGTCCTGAAACAGTTCGGGGCGCTGATCCGGGCCAAGGTGGACGAGGTGCTGGCAAAGCACGGCGTCGACGCGGGAGAGGTGCGCATCACCGACCGCGGCGCGCTGGACTACGCCATCGAGGCGCGCCTGGAAACGGCGATCATGCGGGCGACGGAGGGGTAA
- the citC gene encoding [citrate (pro-3S)-lyase] ligase gives MVTSLLSTDDLTQARALLEATGLQFETPYDDLVGIFEAGRLVAVGARQGRTLKMLAVAPSHQGGTLLDEVVTELVGRGYQEGVDSFFVFTSPALAPNFETLNFNLLAASGKTALLEYGDGLKRYLARFTRLIRPGTNGAIVANCNPFTLGHRYLVEQAAAAVDQLFLFVVREERSLFPFGARLRMVQDGTADLANVTVVDTSWYAVSSITFPTYFLKDGDPGGAIQMELDLLLFAQRIAPHFHVKTRFVGSEPLCGTTAAYNEAMHRILPPLGIEVCEIERKNVDQQPISASRVREMLLRGELEGIAELVPVSTLDFLLSSEGIKIWDKGGAR, from the coding sequence ATGGTTACTTCACTGCTCTCCACCGACGATCTCACACAGGCACGGGCGCTGCTCGAAGCTACCGGCCTGCAGTTCGAGACGCCCTATGACGACCTGGTAGGCATCTTCGAAGCCGGGCGCCTGGTCGCCGTCGGCGCCAGACAGGGGCGCACCCTGAAGATGCTGGCGGTGGCGCCGTCGCACCAGGGAGGGACCCTCCTGGACGAGGTGGTCACCGAGCTGGTCGGACGCGGCTACCAGGAGGGGGTCGACTCCTTCTTCGTCTTCACCTCGCCCGCCCTGGCGCCCAACTTCGAGACGCTCAATTTCAACCTCCTGGCCGCTTCGGGTAAGACCGCGCTTCTCGAGTACGGCGACGGGCTCAAGCGCTACCTCGCCCGCTTCACCCGCCTCATCCGGCCCGGCACCAACGGCGCCATCGTCGCCAACTGCAACCCCTTCACGCTCGGTCACCGCTACCTCGTGGAACAGGCGGCGGCCGCCGTCGACCAGCTGTTCCTCTTCGTGGTGCGCGAGGAGCGTTCCCTGTTCCCCTTCGGCGCCCGGCTGCGCATGGTGCAGGACGGCACCGCCGACCTCGCCAACGTCACCGTGGTCGATACTTCCTGGTACGCCGTTTCCAGTATCACCTTCCCCACCTATTTCCTGAAAGACGGCGACCCCGGCGGGGCCATCCAGATGGAGCTCGACCTGCTGCTCTTCGCGCAGCGGATCGCGCCGCATTTCCACGTGAAGACCCGCTTCGTCGGGAGCGAGCCCCTGTGCGGCACCACCGCCGCCTACAACGAGGCCATGCACCGGATACTTCCCCCGTTGGGGATCGAGGTGTGCGAGATAGAGAGAAAGAACGTTGACCAGCAACCGATCTCCGCGTCGCGGGTGCGCGAGATGCTCCTGCGCGGCGAGCTGGAGGGGATCGCGGAATTGGTGCCGGTGAGCACCCTGGACTTCCTCCTCTCCAGCGAGGGGATCAAGATCTGGGACAAGGGAGGAGCTAGATGA
- a CDS encoding glycosyltransferase family 2 protein, with protein sequence MTTISIVIPAHNEADNIGNLVQEIVATGLDCEIVVVDDGSTDDTHARLLALKNSVPSLKVVQHDRAYGQSAAVATGIRQAGGTIIATMDGDGQNNPADVPKMVDAILKSDNPNLKMVAGFRKKRDDHVWRIICSKIANAYRRFFLRDETPDTGCGLKVFYRSAFLELPFFDHMHRFLPALIKMKGGDIISVEVHHRPRTAGVSKYGTLNRLWVGIVDIFGVCWLRTRAKNVKITRCD encoded by the coding sequence ATGACCACTATCTCAATCGTGATACCTGCCCACAACGAGGCGGACAACATCGGAAATCTGGTACAGGAAATCGTCGCTACCGGGCTCGACTGTGAAATCGTCGTCGTCGACGACGGCAGCACCGACGACACCCATGCCAGGCTGCTCGCCCTGAAGAACTCCGTCCCCTCCCTCAAGGTCGTCCAGCACGACCGCGCCTACGGGCAGAGTGCCGCAGTGGCCACCGGCATCAGGCAGGCCGGCGGCACCATCATCGCCACCATGGACGGCGACGGCCAGAACAACCCTGCCGACGTCCCGAAGATGGTCGACGCGATCCTGAAAAGCGACAACCCGAACCTGAAGATGGTGGCGGGGTTCCGCAAGAAAAGGGACGACCACGTCTGGCGCATCATCTGCTCCAAGATCGCCAACGCGTATCGCCGCTTCTTCCTGCGCGACGAGACCCCCGACACCGGCTGCGGCCTCAAGGTTTTCTACCGCTCCGCCTTCCTGGAGCTCCCCTTCTTCGACCATATGCACCGTTTCCTCCCCGCCCTGATCAAGATGAAAGGGGGCGACATCATTTCCGTCGAGGTGCATCACCGCCCCCGTACCGCCGGGGTCTCCAAGTACGGCACCCTGAACCGCCTCTGGGTCGGCATCGTCGACATCTTCGGGGTGTGCTGGCTGCGCACGCGCGCGAAAAACGTAAAAATCACGAGGTGCGACTAG
- a CDS encoding lipid-A-disaccharide synthase N-terminal domain-containing protein, translating to MVLTEKAWVAIGLAGQFFFTMRFVVQWIATERKRKSVIPESFWYFSIFGSLILLVYSLYRKDPVFILGQAFGTTVYLRNLFFIHKEKKDAANDPAAD from the coding sequence ATGGTTTTAACCGAAAAGGCCTGGGTCGCCATCGGTCTGGCCGGGCAGTTCTTCTTCACCATGCGCTTCGTCGTGCAGTGGATCGCCACCGAGAGAAAAAGAAAGAGCGTCATTCCCGAGTCGTTCTGGTACTTCAGCATCTTCGGATCGCTGATCCTGCTGGTCTACTCCCTGTACCGCAAGGACCCGGTCTTCATCCTGGGGCAGGCCTTCGGCACCACGGTCTACCTCAGGAACCTCTTTTTCATCCACAAGGAAAAGAAAGATGCCGCAAACGATCCGGCAGCTGACTAG
- a CDS encoding ArnT family glycosyltransferase, which translates to MPQTIRQLTRELGLPFAILTIPGIVLSLLLPYFPVDETRYLGVAWEMWNNHSFIVPLQNGLPYSHKPPMLFWLVNLDWLLLGINEGTMRFIPLIFSLCNLTLVYRIAIKLWNDEQVARYAALILASMLPYLLWSSVIMFDVILAFWVLLAVLAVISAAREHRLAWYLQLGIAIGGGILTKGPVVLVYVLPVALLGFLWVPRERFSGKWFAWLGLSILIGVGVLLFWLVPAALTGGETYRRAILWGQTVHRMANSFAHKRPIWWYLPWIPTLLMPWPLFPPAWRAWKRLSGDSGFRMLLVWGAGSLVIFSLLSGKQVHYLIPVLPTFSLLMARSVAEEQGEAARFRYPIAGLYLFLGAGLITASLIKHGRLLKHFDLVEIRIAAAGLVVLGTVLLLLRPRTMPALVRQIAVASLACCILVIVGGNTMFQRYDLHPIAAAVRQKQAEGYQVLHAGKYHGQFHFLGRLSQPLVELPSRDQIRAYAATHDKIALITYEKDTQRIDPKDYYFLQPFRSRQAVMWTRDGIAVYLGEATDKKESTEATDAE; encoded by the coding sequence ATGCCGCAAACGATCCGGCAGCTGACTAGAGAGCTGGGCCTCCCCTTCGCGATCCTGACCATCCCGGGGATCGTGCTCTCCCTGCTGCTCCCCTACTTCCCGGTGGACGAAACGCGCTACCTCGGCGTGGCGTGGGAGATGTGGAACAACCACTCCTTCATCGTGCCGCTGCAAAACGGGCTCCCCTACTCGCACAAGCCGCCGATGCTCTTCTGGCTCGTGAACCTGGACTGGCTGCTGCTGGGGATCAACGAAGGGACGATGCGTTTCATCCCGCTCATCTTCAGCCTGTGCAACCTCACCCTGGTGTACCGGATCGCCATCAAGCTGTGGAACGACGAACAGGTGGCGCGCTACGCCGCGCTGATCCTCGCCTCGATGCTCCCCTACCTGCTCTGGTCCTCGGTAATCATGTTCGACGTGATCCTGGCCTTCTGGGTGCTCCTCGCCGTGCTGGCGGTGATCTCCGCGGCCCGGGAACACCGCCTCGCATGGTACCTGCAGTTGGGCATCGCCATCGGCGGCGGCATCCTCACCAAGGGGCCGGTGGTGCTGGTCTACGTCCTGCCGGTGGCCCTTTTGGGCTTTCTCTGGGTCCCGAGGGAGCGCTTTTCCGGGAAGTGGTTCGCCTGGCTCGGGCTCTCGATCCTGATCGGCGTCGGGGTGCTGCTCTTCTGGCTGGTGCCTGCTGCGCTCACCGGGGGGGAGACCTACCGGCGCGCGATCCTGTGGGGACAGACGGTGCATCGGATGGCCAACTCCTTCGCGCACAAGCGGCCCATCTGGTGGTACCTCCCCTGGATCCCGACCCTTTTGATGCCGTGGCCCCTGTTTCCGCCGGCCTGGCGGGCATGGAAGCGACTCTCCGGCGACTCCGGATTCAGGATGCTCCTGGTCTGGGGCGCGGGAAGTCTCGTGATCTTCTCCTTGTTGAGCGGCAAACAGGTCCACTACCTGATCCCGGTGCTGCCGACCTTCAGCCTGCTCATGGCCCGCAGCGTAGCGGAGGAGCAGGGGGAAGCGGCCCGCTTCAGATACCCGATCGCCGGCCTGTACCTCTTCCTCGGCGCGGGACTGATCACCGCGTCGCTCATCAAGCACGGCAGGCTCTTGAAGCATTTCGATCTTGTGGAGATCAGGATCGCGGCAGCCGGACTGGTCGTGCTGGGGACGGTGCTCCTTTTGCTGCGCCCGCGCACCATGCCGGCCCTGGTCAGGCAGATCGCCGTCGCCTCCCTGGCCTGCTGCATCCTGGTCATCGTCGGCGGGAACACCATGTTCCAGCGCTACGATCTGCACCCGATCGCTGCGGCGGTCAGGCAGAAACAGGCCGAGGGGTACCAGGTGCTGCACGCCGGGAAGTACCACGGGCAGTTCCATTTCCTGGGGAGACTGAGTCAGCCACTGGTGGAGCTCCCCAGCAGGGACCAGATCCGTGCCTACGCGGCGACTCACGACAAGATCGCGCTCATCACCTACGAAAAGGACACCCAGCGCATCGACCCGAAGGACTACTACTTCCTGCAGCCCTTCCGGAGCAGGCAGGCGGTTATGTGGACCAGGGACGGCATTGCCGTCTACCTGGGCGAAGCGACCGACAAGAAAGAGTCCACCGAGGCGACCGACGCCGAATAG
- a CDS encoding ArsR family transcriptional regulator, whose amino-acid sequence MAEARRIQIQEAHRKVQAGEALFVCAYDSEEMCGGIRLEKAWTLGEFHSRLPEVSKDQEIIFYCN is encoded by the coding sequence ATGGCCGAGGCAAGAAGGATCCAGATTCAGGAGGCGCACCGGAAGGTGCAGGCAGGCGAGGCGCTCTTCGTCTGCGCTTACGACAGCGAGGAGATGTGCGGCGGCATCCGCCTCGAGAAGGCGTGGACTCTCGGAGAGTTCCACTCCAGGCTCCCCGAGGTGAGCAAGGACCAGGAGATCATCTTCTACTGCAACTGA